The genomic window GTTCCAACCTGTTAGTTGGCTTGCTAAACGAATGTTTTGACCGTTACGGCCAATCGCTTGTGCTAGGTTGTCATCTTCAACAGCTAAGTCCATTGAGTTTTCGTCTTCGTCAACGATAACGCTAACAACTTCAGCTGGCGCCATTGCATTGATAACGAACTGAGCTACGTTTTCGTCCCACAGTACGATGTCAACACGCTCGCCGCCTAACTCGCCAGATACGGCTTGTACACGAGAACCACGCATACCAACACAAGCACCAACAGGGTCAATACGCTTGTCATTACTCTTCACCGCAATCTTAGCGCGTGAACCTGGATCACGAGCTGCGCCCATGATGTCTAACATTTGCTCGCCAATTTCCGGTACTTCGATGCGGAATAGTTCAACTAGCATGTCAGGGTGAGTACGGCTTACACATAGTGATGGGCCACGGTTGTCTTCTTTGATGGTGTAAAGAAGACCGCGTACGCGATCGCCTGGACGGAAAGATTCACGTGGAAGACGGTCATCTTTAAAGATGATTGCTTCAGCGTTGTTACCTAGGTCGATGATTACGCTGTCACGAGTGCTCTTCTTAACAACACCAGTTACTAACTCACCAACTTGGTCACGGTATTCGTCAACAACCATTGCGCGCTCAGCTTCACGTACTTTTTGTACGATAACTTGCTTAGCAGTTTGGGTAGTAATACGGTCAAATTCGATTGAATCGATTTGCTCTTCGATGTAATCACCTAGTTGTAGGTTCTCGTCATCAAACTGTGCCGCAGATAAAGTGATTTCCGCCAATGGGTTTTCCATTTCTTCGTCAGCAACAACTAACCAACGACGGAACGTATCGAATTCACCGGTTTTGCGGTCAATATCGATGCGTACTTCAATTTCTTTTTCAGCTTTCTTTTTAGTCGCACTCGCTAGTGCAATCTCTAATGCTTCAAAAATCTTCTCGCGAGGTACGCCTTTCTCGTTAGACACGGCCTCTGCAACTAACAATATCTCTTTGCTCATTTCTGCAGTCCTTCTATTTTTAATTTTTAAAATTGCGGAACGATGTTAGCTTTTTTAACGTTAGCTAATGCAATCGTATATTCTTGTCCGTCAACGTTTACGATAACCATTTCACCGTCAACGCTTACGATTTCACCTTTAAATTTACGGCGACCATCAGTTGGCATTACAGTTTGCACGGTAACGATTTCACCGATGCGCTCGCTGTAGTGCTTTGCTTTAAATAATGGACGGTCTAAACCTGGTGAAGAAACTTCTAGGTTGTATTCTGTGCTAATTGGATCTTCAACATCTAATACCGCGCTAACCTGATGGCTAACTTCGGCACAGGCATCAACGTCGATACCATTTTCGTGATCGATGAATAAACGCAATGTCGAATGTTTACCAGCGCGAATAAATTCAATACCAATGAGTTCATAACCCGCAGCTTCTACTGCAGGCTCAAGCATTTCTGTTAAGCGATTATCAATAGTAGACAACACTCACTCCTAAAATAAATCTCTAAAAAACAAAAAAGGGCCAATTGGCCCAGTTTAATAACAAGTAGTGTTCTCATCAGAACCATACTTGTTTGATGTCGTTACAGGTAATAAAAAACCCCGACTAAATAGCGGGGCTTAAAACTGGACCCTGTATACCAAGTTGCCTTGGTAGCCACTGTCAAATGTTCACCATTTGATAGCGGACTTTGGGTTATGCAGTGATTTTAATTGTTGCCGTTACCTTCGAGCAGCCGCTCCAGAAAATAACTAAAATCTATACATAAAGTAGATGGCGGTGATTATACGCTTGATGAGTAAAATATCAACCCGAAATCACCTGCCATCAGTGAGTTATTTCACTAAAATTGCACATAGGTACGTTATTTAATTTTAATCAAATTACCAAGCTTAGATGAAATCTCACTTAAATGTTGCGACTGTTGTACCGTGGTTTGCGCCCCTTCTAAAATCGCATGGCTCTTACCGGTAATTTCATCAATATTCTCGCGCAGTTGTCCGATAGTTGACGACTGTTGGGTAGCCGCTGTCGCATTGTCTGAGTTAAGACCATTGATGGTTTCAACTTGGTCAGTCACATTATTAAGCAGCTCCGACGCACTCGCCGCATTATCTACCGTCAGCATTGCTTGTTCACGACTTTCGTTCATCACTTCACTGGCTTGAGTTGCACCTTTTTGCAGCCCTTGCACTAAATCGTTAATTTCACTTGTGGCTTCTTGCGTGCGCTGCGCCAGTGTGCGAACTTCATCGGCAACAACCGCAAAACCACGACCCTGTTCACCTGCGCGTGCCGCTTCAATCGCCGCATTTAACGCCAACAAGTTTGTTTGCTCAGCGATGCCGTCGATGGTGCTAATAATACCGCCGATACTATCACTTTGTGCAGACAGCTGATTAACAACGTCATTGGCGCGAGTAATATTTTCCGCAAGCGCATTAATTTGTTGTAGTGTTTGCTGCATGTTTGCACCGCTATCAGTAATGCCTTGGGTAACTTCGCTGGTGATTGTCGCGGTGTGGTTTGCCCGTTGTGATACATCTTCGCTAACGTTCATCAGCTCCGTTACCGCTTGAGAAATGCCGTCTAGGTTCGCTTGCTGACTAAAAATATTGGATTCCGCTTCTTTCGCAATGGTCGATGTTGACGCCGAATGTTGCTCAACAATTGCCGCCTGATTACGCACATCATTCAACAGCGACTCTAACGCAGAATGCAGCGTAGAAATTCCACTTGATAATTGATTAATTTCATATTTTTCCGTTTTAGTCTGCCAACTGCTCAGTGTTCCACCTTGTAAATCGGACGCCAAAGAGGTGGTACTACGGGTTAAACGACTAATAGGGTTCGATACATTTTTGTAAAGAAAGAAATAAATAAAGGCGCTAACTAACACAAACACCACAAAAGTAGCTAAACTCAGTTTCACAGCCAACTCATTTGACGCCGCCATTTTAGCAGCAATAGGTGTAATGACAGACAGGCCACCAAGCACCTTGGCACCAGACACAGGAATACTATGACAGTTAGCACAGCCCGGATGCATATTACTCATTAGCGGTACGGCTATTTTGTAAAATTCACTATCTTGGATAACGATTGGATTGAGATTACCCTTGGCGAAAGTAGTAATAGCATTCGCCTCAAACGGCGTTTTAGTTGCCGTAATGTCTTTGCCAAATGACGTAAGATTTAATTTTTGCTCATCGGTAAATAATCTAATTTGCGCGACATCACTGCCAAAGTCGTGAGTTACGGCGAGATCAACCGCCTCTATGGTTTTTATCCAATCTTGATGGATTTCAGCTTTCTTAACCGGATCAGTTTCTTGGGTAAATTCATCATTAAAACGAATGGTCGATACCATAAACATCTGCGCGGCACGCTGGATATTCTCGTTACTGAGTTGTTCAACTTGTTTAATGGTATCGCTGCGAAAACTGGTAATAAGAATCGCAGCTAAACCAACACAGGCGACTACTGCAACGGCTGCCAGACGGGTTAAAATATTGAAATTGAGGGTCGATGATTTAGACGTCATTACGTAATTCCCTTTATCTTGTACTATTGCTTAAGTTGATTTAGATCAATCTATATTCCTAATGTGCATTACGATATAAGATGAAATTATGAAAGGCAACTGGAATAGTAAATTGCTAGTAAATTTTAGACATAAAAAAACGGGAAACCGCTAAGGTTTCCCGCTCTTCGTATTTGGTGCGGATGGCGGGACTTGAACCCGCACGCTGTTAGGCACCACCCCCTCAAGATGGCGTGTCTACCAATTCCACCACATCCGCAAATTTTTACTAAATGCTACTTAGGTACTGAACCATTTTCTGATGCAGGATCTTTCTCAGCAACAGGTGGTTTAGCAGCATCTACTTGCTCAGTAGCAAGATTTTCAAACTCACTTGTTTTGTTAGAACGTTCTGAAGTCAAAGTACCTAATAGTAGGCTAATGATGAAGAATAACGTTGCTAATACACCAGTACTACGCGTTAAAAAGCTGCCAGCACCTGATGAACCGAATACTGAGCCTGATGCACCACTTCCGAATGATGCGCCCATATCGGCACCTTTACCTTGTTGAATCAATACTAAACCAATGATTGCTAAGGCAACGATTAAATAAATTACAATAAGTACTTCGTACATTACTTGCTACTCTGTGCGTTGTTGCAAATTGTCATAAACTTGTCGCTAACTAAACTAGCTCCGCCGACTAAGGCACCGTTTATATCGTTTTGCTTAAATAGTTCAGCAGCATTGTTTTCATTGACACTGCCGCCATATAAAATTCTTACACCTTGAGCAACTTCTGCATCATATTTCGCTAAATGACCGCGAATGAAACGATGAACAGCTTGTGCTTGCTCAGGGGTTGCGCTTTTACCCGTGCCTATTGCCCATACTGGTTCATAAGCAATAACACCATTCTTAAATGATTCGATACCAGCAAGCTCTACAACTGCATTGATATCTTTTGCGATAACATCAAAGGTTTTATCATCTTCGCGCTCTTGCTCGGTTTCACCAGTACAAAGAATTGGCGTAATATCGTTCACCAGAGCTTGTTTGTACTTTTGTGCGACCAACTGCGGTGATTCACCGAAAATTGCACGTCGCTCAGAGTGACCAACAATAGCAAATGAAGCCTTTACTTCTTTAAGCATATCAACGGATATTTCACCAGTGAATGCACCAGAAGCTTGTTCGCTAACATTCTGTGCACCTACATTGAGCACACTTTCGTGAGCGTCAACCTGCTTTGCAAGTTCGTCAACGTAAATACTCGGTGGACAAATTAATACGTCAATCTCATTAATCGCTTGCGAATTAAATTCCTGGGCAAATTCACTAATTAGTGATTTGTTGCCGTTCATTTTCCAGTTGCCAGCAATTAGCGGTTTTAATTGACTCATTTAGTCCCCCTTAAAAAGCGGAGGAGATAGTAACTATTCTTTCACGGCGTTACAAGTCTGATTGTCAAAAAACTTAACTTTTGTCGTCGTTCGCTTTATTTTTAACCCAAACGCCGTGATTAGTCATTGTTTAGCTTAGAAAATTAAGCGCAAACACGCTTGACGACATCGCTGATATCATTGGCGTGTTTTAGCACGTCTTCTTCTACTACGCCTTCAACCATAACGCGAATAAGCGGCTCGGTACCGGACTTCCTCAGCAGTACGCGACCTTGATCGGCCAATGCGGTTTCTGCATTTTCAACCGCCGACATCACTTCACTATTCGTTAATGGATCTTCACTGCCACCAAAACGCACATTAATGAGTTTTTGTGGTAGCAACTTCATGCCGTTACGTAGTTCTTTAACCGATAGGCCCGACTGACATACCGCTTGTAATATTAGTAAGGCTGCAACGACGCCGTCACCAGTGGTGTTGTGATCGAGTGAAATAATATGGCCAGAGTTCTCACCACCAATTTTCCAGCCGTTGCTAGTAAGCCCTTCAAGCACATGACGATCACCAACATCAGCACGAACAAAAGGAACGCCTAAATCACGTAATGCCAACTCTAGACCTAGGTTACTCATCTTGGTGCCAACAACACCGCCTCCAAGTTCACCGTTTTTCAATGCTTCACGCACGATAATAAATAGTGTTTCATCACCGTCTAATGCACTACCGTCGCTATCAACCATCATCAGGCGATCACCGTCGCCATCAAGGGCAATCCCCATATCGGCTTGATGCTCAACTACTGCTTTTTGCAGGTTGGCTAAATCTGTTGCGCCGTAACCATCATTGATATTTAAGCCATCTGGCTTACAACCAATAGAAACGACTTCAGCCCCTAACTCGCTAAATACCGCAGGTGCAATGTGGTAAGTCGCG from Psychrobium sp. MM17-31 includes these protein-coding regions:
- the nusA gene encoding transcription termination factor NusA, whose amino-acid sequence is MSKEILLVAEAVSNEKGVPREKIFEALEIALASATKKKAEKEIEVRIDIDRKTGEFDTFRRWLVVADEEMENPLAEITLSAAQFDDENLQLGDYIEEQIDSIEFDRITTQTAKQVIVQKVREAERAMVVDEYRDQVGELVTGVVKKSTRDSVIIDLGNNAEAIIFKDDRLPRESFRPGDRVRGLLYTIKEDNRGPSLCVSRTHPDMLVELFRIEVPEIGEQMLDIMGAARDPGSRAKIAVKSNDKRIDPVGACVGMRGSRVQAVSGELGGERVDIVLWDENVAQFVINAMAPAEVVSVIVDEDENSMDLAVEDDNLAQAIGRNGQNIRLASQLTGWNLNVMTVSELKEKHSAEDNKIVSVFTKDLDIDEDFAQVLVEEGFTSLEEIAYVPVSELLEIDGFDEDLVNELRDRAKNALTTQALKVEESLEGAEPAEDLLALEGMERHLAFVLASKGVVTLEDLAEQGVDDLESIEELSAEHAGELIMAARNICWFSDEQE
- the secG gene encoding preprotein translocase subunit SecG, with product MYEVLIVIYLIVALAIIGLVLIQQGKGADMGASFGSGASGSVFGSSGAGSFLTRSTGVLATLFFIISLLLGTLTSERSNKTSEFENLATEQVDAAKPPVAEKDPASENGSVPK
- the glmM gene encoding phosphoglucosamine mutase, translating into MSQRKYFGTDGIRGKVGEGKITPEFAMKLGYAAGKVFSQVGTKKVIIGKDTRISGYMLESALEAGLSAAGINVALLGPMPTPAIAYLTRTFRAEAGIVISASHNPYYDNGIKFFSANGTKLDDDLELAIEAEIDNGMGCVPSEQLGKASRINDAAGRYIEFCKSNFPNHLSLEGKKIVVDCAHGATYHIAPAVFSELGAEVVSIGCKPDGLNINDGYGATDLANLQKAVVEHQADMGIALDGDGDRLMMVDSDGSALDGDETLFIIVREALKNGELGGGVVGTKMSNLGLELALRDLGVPFVRADVGDRHVLEGLTSNGWKIGGENSGHIISLDHNTTGDGVVAALLILQAVCQSGLSVKELRNGMKLLPQKLINVRFGGSEDPLTNSEVMSAVENAETALADQGRVLLRKSGTEPLIRVMVEGVVEEDVLKHANDISDVVKRVCA
- a CDS encoding methyl-accepting chemotaxis protein, with translation MTSKSSTLNFNILTRLAAVAVVACVGLAAILITSFRSDTIKQVEQLSNENIQRAAQMFMVSTIRFNDEFTQETDPVKKAEIHQDWIKTIEAVDLAVTHDFGSDVAQIRLFTDEQKLNLTSFGKDITATKTPFEANAITTFAKGNLNPIVIQDSEFYKIAVPLMSNMHPGCANCHSIPVSGAKVLGGLSVITPIAAKMAASNELAVKLSLATFVVFVLVSAFIYFFLYKNVSNPISRLTRSTTSLASDLQGGTLSSWQTKTEKYEINQLSSGISTLHSALESLLNDVRNQAAIVEQHSASTSTIAKEAESNIFSQQANLDGISQAVTELMNVSEDVSQRANHTATITSEVTQGITDSGANMQQTLQQINALAENITRANDVVNQLSAQSDSIGGIISTIDGIAEQTNLLALNAAIEAARAGEQGRGFAVVADEVRTLAQRTQEATSEINDLVQGLQKGATQASEVMNESREQAMLTVDNAASASELLNNVTDQVETINGLNSDNATAATQQSSTIGQLRENIDEITGKSHAILEGAQTTVQQSQHLSEISSKLGNLIKIK
- the rimP gene encoding ribosome maturation factor RimP encodes the protein MSTIDNRLTEMLEPAVEAAGYELIGIEFIRAGKHSTLRLFIDHENGIDVDACAEVSHQVSAVLDVEDPISTEYNLEVSSPGLDRPLFKAKHYSERIGEIVTVQTVMPTDGRRKFKGEIVSVDGEMVIVNVDGQEYTIALANVKKANIVPQF
- the tpiA gene encoding triose-phosphate isomerase; translated protein: MSQLKPLIAGNWKMNGNKSLISEFAQEFNSQAINEIDVLICPPSIYVDELAKQVDAHESVLNVGAQNVSEQASGAFTGEISVDMLKEVKASFAIVGHSERRAIFGESPQLVAQKYKQALVNDITPILCTGETEQEREDDKTFDVIAKDINAVVELAGIESFKNGVIAYEPVWAIGTGKSATPEQAQAVHRFIRGHLAKYDAEVAQGVRILYGGSVNENNAAELFKQNDINGALVGGASLVSDKFMTICNNAQSSK